Part of the Candidatus Syntrophosphaera sp. genome, GTTGGTCGTTGCCTCCCGCGATCAGGGCATCCTGATATATGACATCGACTGAGCGAAGTCCAAGGACATACAAGTTTTAGAAATAAACGCCTGGAGCCGCAAACTCCAGGTTTTTTAATTTGATAGAAGAGGAAAATAGGATGAAAAAAATCCTGGCCCTAAGTGTTCTGGCGCTCTTTGGAATTGCCGCTTTGACAGCGGAAACCTTAAGCACCGCAAACCTGTTCAGAGTTGAGCGTTCAGACGGCAGCCAAGTGAAATTGGCGCTAACGACGCCAGTACCGGTGATAACGGAAAAAAGCGTGGCAGGAATAACTGTGCGCGAAGTATCGCTGGAAGGAGTGCCCAGTACTGCGGCCAACGGAATGCCCGAACTTCCTGTGCTCAGCACCATGATCGCCATTCCCGCTCAGGGAAGTTACACTTTGAATTACACTTACAGCGGCGTGGAATACATTGCCCTGGACAATCCCCAGATCCACGTCAATGACCATGACCCCGGCCCGGGATACAGCCCGGATCGACTGTTCCCGGCAGAACCAGTCAACGGTTCAGATCCAGCGATATTGAGGGATTTCCGTGTGGTCCAGGTGAATGTGTATCCCTATCAATACGACCTGAACACTCAGCAGCTTAGGGTTTACCAAAATGTTCAGGTTACCCTGGACTTTAACTCGGAGCCGGGTATCAACGAACTGCCAGCCTACACGAACTATAGCTACGCGTTCACCAAACTGTACGAAGCCCAGATCGCCAATTTTGCAGATTACAGGCACCTTGTGATGGCGCCGGCTCATGCCAGGGTCCTGCTGATCTATGGGCATAACACCGATTCAATTTTCCAGACCAAGCTGAACGAGCTTGTGGCCTGGAAGCGTCAGAAAGGCTTTGACGTGAACGCCGTGAGCACCCAGACCGCAGGATATTCCAACACGGCTATCAAGACTTACATCCAGACCCAATACAACAACGAAAACACCCGTCCGGATTTCATCATCCTGCTAGGAGACACCGGCGGCAGCTACACCGTGCCAACCTGGATTGAGAACCTTAGCGGTTACGGCGGGGCAGGCGATTATCCCTACACCCAGCTTTCCGGTAACGACACTTTGGGAGATGTATTCATCGGCCGCATATCCGCGGAGAACATCTCGCAATTGACCACCCTGCTGGCCAAGATCTATGTTTACGAACGGGACGTCAACAACAGCCCCGATTTTGCCACCTGGATCGATCGCATGCTGCTGATCGGCGATCCCAGTTCATCCGGCATTTCCACTGTTTACAGCAATCATTACATCAAAGAGATGTCCCTGAAGATCAATCCCAATTACAGCTATATCGAGAATTACACCGGCGGTTACGCCACCACGATGAACACAGGCATCAACCAGGGTGTTAGTTTCTTCAACTACCGCGGCTATATTGGCATGAGCGGCTGGTCGCCGTCAAACAGTCTGAACAACGGCCCCCGCCTGCCCCATTCTGTGATCCTCACCTGCGGCACGGGCTCCTTTGATTACACCAGCACTTCAGAAGAATTCATCCGCCAGGGTACCGAAGCTGTGCCCAGAGGCGCGATCACCGCGATCGGGATGGCCACCAGCGGAACCCACACCATGTTCAACAATGCCCTATCCAACGGGATTTTCGACGGGATCTTCATCTACCACATGCGCACCATGGGAGAGGCCCTGCTCAATGGCAGGCTGTATCTTTGGAACGTGTATGGCGTTTCCCACACCAACCAGTCGAATTATTTCGCCCATTGGTGCAACCTGATGGGCGACCCGACCATTGAGACCTGGGTCGGCATTCCTCAAAATCTGAACATCCAAGCCCCGACCACCATCCCCCGGGGGACCTCTTTTGTGGATGTGTATGTCCTGGCCGATGACCAGACGCCGCTGCAGAATGTAAGCGTAACCCTCTATAATTCAGGGGCCGGCACGGTGTTTTCGAAAGGATTCACCGACGCCCAAGGCATGGTAACACTCTTCGTGCCTTCCTATGTAAACTCCGATATCCTGATCACCGCTTCCGGCCACGATTACAAGCCCAGCCAGCAATACATAGCGCTCGATCAAGCCGGCTCGCTGGTTTATTTTGAGAAGATGATCTCAGACAACGGAACTTCTGGTTCCTCAGGAAACGCTGATGGCTTCATCAACGCGGGCGAAACGATCGCCCTGCTTTTGGAAGTCAAGAACACCACGGCTGCTACAGCGACCGGGATCTCTGCCGTGTTGAGCTCGCCAGATCCTCATGTGACCGTCATCCAAGCCCAGTCAAGCTATCCAGATGTCACCCCGGAAGGAACGATCCTCAATGACCAAGCCTTCCTGTTCTCGATCGATTACACCATCGAACCTGTCCATGACACGCGCTTCGTGCTCGACCTGACGGATTCAGCAAATACAGAATATCAGATAATCTTCCATCTGGGTAGCTACAATGCCAACCTCGCCGTCACCAATTACAGCATCAGCGCTGGCGGGGACGGTATACTCGATCCTGGCGAAAACGGAGTATTGACCCTTAACGTAACCAATAGTTCAGTTTTTGGAGCGGTTGACCTCTACGGCGAACTGACCGCCTTGAACGATCTGGTCGCGGTGACTTCAGCTGTTTCTTATTTTGGTACTGCTCCGGCTGGAATGACGATCAATTCAGTTGAGGGTTTTGGAATTTTTGCCAGGCCTTTGCTGATCCCTGGAATGCAGATCCCCTTCCGGCTCAGGATCTACAACGACAATGGCCTGGAGCAGGTCTCGCATTTCAATCTTCCCATCGGCACCGTAGCTCAAAACACTCCTCTGGGACCGGATGAAAACGGATACTTCATCTATGACATCTCAGATACGGCTTTCCCGGACTGCCCAACCTACGAATGGATCGAGATCGTTCCCAGCCTGGGTGGCAGCGGAACACTGATCACTGGCTTGAACGATTCCGGCTCTCCCAATAACGAGGGCGACCAGGTCGGCAGCGACGTTTTGGAAACGATCAATCTGCCTTTCCCCTTCAGTTTCTACGGTATAGAATATGACCAGATCACCGTCTGCGTAAATGGATTCATCGCCTTTGGCGTCACC contains:
- a CDS encoding immune inhibitor A, which encodes MKKILALSVLALFGIAALTAETLSTANLFRVERSDGSQVKLALTTPVPVITEKSVAGITVREVSLEGVPSTAANGMPELPVLSTMIAIPAQGSYTLNYTYSGVEYIALDNPQIHVNDHDPGPGYSPDRLFPAEPVNGSDPAILRDFRVVQVNVYPYQYDLNTQQLRVYQNVQVTLDFNSEPGINELPAYTNYSYAFTKLYEAQIANFADYRHLVMAPAHARVLLIYGHNTDSIFQTKLNELVAWKRQKGFDVNAVSTQTAGYSNTAIKTYIQTQYNNENTRPDFIILLGDTGGSYTVPTWIENLSGYGGAGDYPYTQLSGNDTLGDVFIGRISAENISQLTTLLAKIYVYERDVNNSPDFATWIDRMLLIGDPSSSGISTVYSNHYIKEMSLKINPNYSYIENYTGGYATTMNTGINQGVSFFNYRGYIGMSGWSPSNSLNNGPRLPHSVILTCGTGSFDYTSTSEEFIRQGTEAVPRGAITAIGMATSGTHTMFNNALSNGIFDGIFIYHMRTMGEALLNGRLYLWNVYGVSHTNQSNYFAHWCNLMGDPTIETWVGIPQNLNIQAPTTIPRGTSFVDVYVLADDQTPLQNVSVTLYNSGAGTVFSKGFTDAQGMVTLFVPSYVNSDILITASGHDYKPSQQYIALDQAGSLVYFEKMISDNGTSGSSGNADGFINAGETIALLLEVKNTTAATATGISAVLSSPDPHVTVIQAQSSYPDVTPEGTILNDQAFLFSIDYTIEPVHDTRFVLDLTDSANTEYQIIFHLGSYNANLAVTNYSISAGGDGILDPGENGVLTLNVTNSSVFGAVDLYGELTALNDLVAVTSAVSYFGTAPAGMTINSVEGFGIFARPLLIPGMQIPFRLRIYNDNGLEQVSHFNLPIGTVAQNTPLGPDENGYFIYDISDTAFPDCPTYEWIEIVPSLGGSGTLITGLNDSGSPNNEGDQVGSDVLETINLPFPFSFYGIEYDQITVCVNGFIAFGVTQNGEFRNGRMPGGQGPSPMLAPFWDDLVILTGGGIYRYYDAEEHIFIIQYQNLKNGYNRTSEETFQVIFYDPLFYPSSMGDGMIKFQYKVFNNVDSGGGGYTPHHGNFATVGIRDHTNTRGLEYTYNNQYPPAAQPLGNNKALLVTTVPVLHQNAHLVVGELILNDFNGNSWLEPGESAEIGVKLSNLGLNPATNVQITASTPSPFITIQNDQSAYPDIPGSGWAVNTNPLVIIASPDCTDNLAVTLQCLVTIDGNSWTYPLNITIHKPSIALSGLYLNDVLGNGNGLPDPDETLILVINYVNNGLVEAHNMTSNIMCLSEEVTIANPQQLIPQILPGSTCQVAYQVTLSPNVIVGNNITFYLTYLGDEIEAHNEQILLNVGTTGMMEDFENSNGGFISQPATNAWQWGTDSSAGAHSGTHVWGTMLNQQYPNNVNWTLTTPSIYVGSNFILEFWHYYDAEMNYDGGNVKISTNNGGTWTLMNPVGGYPVSSVSALNGPGYAGTSGGWVQAQFDLSAYSNQNVMFRWTFASDGSVQGQGWFIDDVQTTGFIPFAGVVTGA